The Pseudomonas extremaustralis genome contains a region encoding:
- a CDS encoding glutamate/aspartate ABC transporter substrate-binding protein: MRIVPHILGAAIAAALISTPVFAAELTGTLKKINDSGTITLGHRDSSIPFSYIADGSGKPVGYSHDIQLAIVEALKKDLNKPDLKAKYNLVTSQTRIPLVQNGTVDIECGSTTNNAERAQQVAFTTNIFEIGTRLLVKKDKDGKPSYSDFADLKGKNVVTTAGTTSERIIKAMNADKQMGMNVISAKDHGESFQMLESGRAVAFMMDDALLAGEEAKAKKPDDWVITGTPQSFEAYACMVRKDDPAFKKAVDDAIVGLYKSGEINKIYSRWFESPIPPKNLNLNFPMSDKVKELIKNPSDKPAPEVKI, translated from the coding sequence ATGCGCATCGTTCCCCACATCCTGGGCGCAGCTATCGCTGCTGCTCTGATCAGCACTCCAGTATTCGCCGCCGAACTCACCGGCACGCTGAAAAAAATCAACGACTCCGGCACCATCACCCTCGGGCACCGCGACAGTTCCATTCCGTTTTCCTACATCGCGGATGGTTCGGGTAAACCCGTGGGCTACTCCCACGACATTCAGCTGGCCATCGTTGAAGCCCTGAAAAAAGACCTGAACAAACCCGACCTGAAGGCCAAGTACAACCTGGTCACTTCGCAGACCCGTATTCCGCTGGTCCAGAACGGCACCGTCGACATCGAGTGCGGTTCCACCACCAACAACGCCGAACGCGCCCAGCAAGTCGCGTTCACCACCAACATCTTTGAAATCGGCACCCGCCTGCTGGTCAAGAAAGACAAGGATGGCAAGCCGTCCTACAGCGATTTCGCTGATCTGAAAGGCAAGAACGTCGTGACCACCGCCGGTACCACCTCCGAGCGCATCATCAAGGCGATGAACGCCGACAAGCAGATGGGCATGAACGTCATCTCCGCCAAAGACCACGGCGAGTCCTTCCAGATGCTGGAAAGCGGCCGCGCCGTCGCATTCATGATGGACGACGCCCTGCTGGCCGGTGAAGAAGCCAAGGCCAAGAAGCCGGACGACTGGGTCATCACCGGCACGCCACAGTCCTTTGAAGCCTACGCGTGCATGGTTCGCAAAGACGACCCAGCCTTCAAGAAAGCCGTGGACGACGCCATTGTCGGCCTGTACAAATCCGGCGAAATCAACAAGATCTACAGCCGCTGGTTCGAAAGCCCGATCCCGCCCAAGAACCTGAACCTCAACTTCCCGATGAGCGACAAGGTCAAGGAACTGATCAAGAACCCGAGCGACAAACCGGCTCCGGAAGTAAAGATCTAA
- a CDS encoding ABC transporter ATP-binding protein, producing the protein MSQPLLLNLRNLACGYQDQRVVQNLNLHLNAGDIGCLLGSSGCGKTTTLRAIAGFEPVHEGEISLAGEVISSAGFTLAPEKRRIGMVFQDYALFPHLSVADNIAFGIRKHPQKDRVVAELLELVNLKSLGKRFPHELSGGQQQRVALARALAPEPQLLLLDEPFSNLDGELRRKLSLEVREILKARGTSAILVTHDQEEAFAVSDQVGVFKEGRLEQWDTPYNLYHEPQTPYVASFIGQGYFIRGQLSSPESVSTELGDLRGNRAYTWPTGGAVDVLLRPDDIVYAPDSPLNARIVGKTFLGASTLYRLQLPTGAQLESIFPSHADHQVGALVGIRVAAEHLVLFQASGSVAAQIPRSDSGVRRYSPA; encoded by the coding sequence ATGAGCCAGCCGTTACTGCTGAATCTGCGCAATCTGGCATGCGGCTATCAGGACCAACGGGTGGTGCAGAACCTCAATCTGCACCTCAACGCCGGCGACATCGGCTGCCTGTTGGGCTCATCGGGATGCGGCAAAACCACGACCTTGCGCGCGATCGCCGGATTCGAGCCGGTGCACGAAGGCGAGATCAGCCTGGCCGGTGAAGTCATCTCCAGTGCCGGATTTACCCTGGCACCGGAGAAACGTCGTATCGGCATGGTGTTCCAGGACTACGCACTGTTTCCCCACCTCAGCGTGGCCGACAACATTGCCTTCGGTATCCGCAAACACCCGCAAAAAGATCGAGTGGTCGCCGAACTGCTGGAACTGGTCAACCTGAAGAGCCTGGGCAAGCGTTTCCCCCATGAGCTTTCCGGTGGCCAGCAGCAACGCGTCGCCCTTGCCCGTGCATTGGCACCGGAACCACAACTGCTGCTGCTGGACGAACCGTTCTCCAACCTCGACGGCGAACTGCGACGCAAGCTCAGCCTCGAGGTGCGCGAGATCCTCAAGGCACGGGGCACCAGCGCGATCCTGGTGACCCATGATCAGGAAGAGGCGTTCGCTGTCAGTGATCAGGTCGGCGTTTTCAAGGAAGGTCGCCTTGAGCAGTGGGACACGCCCTACAACCTCTATCACGAACCGCAGACGCCCTACGTCGCCAGCTTTATCGGCCAGGGCTATTTCATTCGCGGTCAATTGAGTTCGCCAGAGTCCGTGAGCACCGAGCTGGGCGATCTGCGCGGTAATCGCGCGTACACCTGGCCGACCGGCGGCGCGGTGGATGTATTACTGCGTCCGGATGACATCGTCTATGCGCCCGACAGTCCGTTGAACGCGCGGATCGTCGGCAAGACATTCCTCGGCGCATCGACCTTGTACCGCCTGCAGCTGCCGACCGGCGCACAGCTGGAATCGATTTTTCCCAGCCATGCCGATCATCAGGTGGGCGCGCTGGTGGGCATTCGTGTCGCCGCCGAACACCTGGTGCTGTTCCAGGCTTCCGGCAGCGTCGCGGCGCAGATACCTCGATCCGACTCCGGCGTGAGACGCTACAGCCCGGCCTGA
- the glpD gene encoding glycerol-3-phosphate dehydrogenase: MNPFTLPAPPLAEVYDVAVIGGGINGVGIAADAAGRGLSVFLCEKDDLASHTSSASSKLIHGGLRYLEHYEFRLVREALAEREVLLAKAPHIVKQMRFVLPHQPHLRPAWMIRAGLFLYDHLGKREKLAGSKSLKFGPDSPLKSEITKGFEYSDCWVDDARLVVLNAMAAREKGAHIHTQTRCIGAHRSRGLWEMNMERADGSLFSIRAKALVNAAGPWVAKFIKEDLKLDSPYGIRLIQGSHLIVPKLYEGAHAHILQNEDQRIVFTIPYLNDLTIIGTTDREYTGDPAKVAITEGETDYMLKVVNAHFKKQLSRDDIVHTYSGVRPLCNDESDNPSAITRDYTLSLSGTAGEAPILSVFGGKLTTYRKLAESAMAQLAPYFPQMRPSWTATASLPGGEDMTTPEALAEAIRSKFDWVPKEIARRWSTTYGSRTWRLLEGVQSLADLGDHLGGGLYTREVDYLCAEEWATQPQDILWRRTKLGLFTTPQEQDNLQRYLCKVEQSRSKIEAA; this comes from the coding sequence ATGAACCCTTTTACCTTGCCTGCTCCACCGCTTGCCGAAGTCTATGACGTCGCCGTTATCGGCGGCGGGATCAATGGCGTCGGTATTGCAGCAGACGCAGCCGGGCGCGGTTTGTCGGTATTCCTTTGCGAAAAGGACGACCTGGCCAGCCACACCTCTTCGGCCAGCAGCAAGCTGATCCACGGTGGCCTGCGTTACCTCGAACATTACGAGTTCCGCCTGGTGCGCGAAGCCCTCGCCGAACGTGAAGTGCTATTGGCCAAGGCCCCGCACATCGTCAAACAGATGCGCTTCGTGCTGCCGCACCAACCGCACCTGCGCCCGGCGTGGATGATCCGTGCAGGTCTGTTCCTGTATGACCACCTGGGCAAACGCGAAAAACTGGCCGGCTCGAAAAGCCTCAAGTTCGGCCCCGACAGCCCACTGAAAAGCGAAATCACCAAAGGTTTCGAGTACTCCGACTGCTGGGTCGACGACGCCCGCCTGGTGGTACTCAACGCCATGGCCGCCCGGGAAAAAGGCGCACACATTCATACCCAGACCCGTTGCATCGGTGCACACCGCAGCAGAGGCCTGTGGGAAATGAACATGGAACGCGCCGATGGCAGCCTGTTCTCGATCCGCGCCAAGGCGCTGGTGAACGCCGCCGGGCCGTGGGTGGCCAAGTTCATCAAGGAAGACTTGAAGCTGGATTCGCCCTACGGCATCCGTCTGATCCAGGGCAGCCACCTGATCGTGCCGAAACTGTACGAAGGCGCCCACGCGCATATCCTGCAGAACGAAGACCAACGCATCGTGTTCACGATTCCGTACCTGAACGACCTGACCATCATCGGCACCACCGACCGCGAATACACCGGCGACCCGGCAAAAGTGGCGATTACCGAGGGCGAGACCGACTACATGCTCAAGGTGGTCAACGCGCACTTCAAGAAGCAGCTGAGCCGCGATGACATCGTCCACACCTACTCCGGTGTGCGTCCACTGTGCAACGACGAGTCGGATAACCCCTCGGCCATCACCCGCGACTACACCTTGTCGCTTTCCGGCACCGCGGGCGAGGCGCCGATCCTGTCGGTGTTCGGTGGCAAGCTGACCACTTACCGCAAGCTCGCCGAGTCGGCCATGGCACAGTTGGCGCCCTACTTCCCCCAGATGCGTCCCAGCTGGACCGCTACCGCCAGCCTGCCCGGCGGCGAAGACATGACCACGCCAGAAGCCCTGGCCGAAGCGATTCGCAGCAAATTCGACTGGGTTCCCAAGGAAATTGCGCGGCGCTGGTCCACTACTTATGGCAGCCGTACCTGGCGCCTGCTGGAGGGTGTGCAATCGCTGGCTGACCTGGGCGACCATCTGGGTGGTGGCCTGTACACCCGCGAAGTCGACTACCTGTGTGCCGAAGAATGGGCCACCCAACCGCAGGACATACTGTGGCGCCGTACCAAACTCGGCCTGTTCACCACCCCGCAAGAACAGGACAACCTGCAGCGTTATCTGTGCAAGGTCGAACAAAGCCGCAGCAAGATCGAAGCAGCCTGA
- the ybaK gene encoding Cys-tRNA(Pro) deacylase — MTPALDLLKKVRAEHRIHSYEHDPKAASYGLEAAEKLGLDPAQVFKTLLASSEKGELLVAVVPVVGSLDLKALAHAAGVKKVEMADPAAAQRSTGYLLGGISPLGQKKRLRTFIDVSAQPFATIFVSAGRRGLEVELPAAVLAEHTQAKFAEIGRA; from the coding sequence ATGACCCCTGCATTGGATTTGTTGAAAAAAGTTCGCGCCGAACATCGCATCCACAGTTATGAACACGATCCCAAGGCCGCTTCATATGGCCTGGAGGCCGCGGAAAAATTGGGCCTCGACCCGGCACAGGTATTCAAGACCTTGCTGGCCAGCAGCGAAAAGGGCGAATTATTGGTGGCCGTGGTGCCGGTCGTCGGAAGTCTGGACTTGAAAGCGCTGGCCCACGCGGCAGGGGTGAAGAAAGTCGAGATGGCCGATCCGGCGGCGGCGCAGCGCTCGACCGGTTACCTGTTGGGAGGCATCAGCCCGCTGGGACAGAAGAAGCGTTTGCGCACCTTTATCGATGTCAGTGCGCAGCCGTTCGCGACGATTTTTGTCAGTGCCGGGAGGCGGGGGTTGGAAGTCGAACTGCCCGCTGCGGTGCTGGCTGAGCATACCCAAGCCAAATTCGCGGAAATTGGCCGGGCATGA
- the grxD gene encoding Grx4 family monothiol glutaredoxin — MDIIETIKEQIANNTILLYMKGSPNAPQCGFSAKASQAIMKCGEKFAYVDILQNPEIRANLPKYANWPTFPQLWVAGELVGGSDIITEMFENGELQTLVKDAAAKAAAKTEA; from the coding sequence ATGGATATCATCGAAACGATCAAAGAGCAGATTGCCAACAACACCATTCTGCTTTACATGAAGGGCTCTCCCAATGCCCCGCAGTGCGGTTTCTCCGCGAAGGCGTCCCAAGCCATCATGAAATGTGGCGAGAAATTCGCTTATGTGGATATCCTGCAAAACCCGGAAATTCGCGCCAACCTGCCGAAGTACGCCAACTGGCCGACGTTCCCGCAACTGTGGGTAGCCGGTGAACTGGTCGGCGGCAGCGACATCATCACTGAAATGTTCGAGAACGGTGAGTTGCAGACGTTGGTCAAAGACGCAGCAGCAAAAGCGGCAGCCAAGACTGAAGCTTGA
- a CDS encoding DeoR/GlpR family transcriptional regulator: MNLPPRQQQILELVRERGYVSIEEMAQLFVVTPQTIRRDINQLADANLLRRYHGGAAYDSSVENTAYAMRADQMRDEKQRIGEAIAAQIPDNASLFINIGTTTESIARALLNHNHLKIITNNLNVATMLSAKDDFDVLLTGGNVRRDGGVVGQASVDFINQFKVDFALVGISGIDEDGSLLDFDYQEVRVSQAIIANARKVILAADSSKFGRNAMIRLGPISLVDCLVTDQEPVPALVQLLNQHKVRLEVV, encoded by the coding sequence ATGAATCTGCCTCCCCGCCAGCAACAAATCCTCGAACTGGTCCGCGAACGCGGCTATGTCAGTATCGAGGAAATGGCGCAGCTATTCGTTGTCACCCCGCAAACCATCCGCCGCGATATCAACCAACTGGCGGACGCCAATCTGCTGCGTCGCTACCACGGCGGCGCGGCCTATGACTCCAGCGTCGAGAACACCGCGTACGCCATGCGGGCCGACCAGATGCGCGACGAGAAACAGCGCATCGGCGAAGCCATCGCCGCGCAAATCCCCGATAACGCCTCGCTGTTCATCAACATTGGCACCACCACCGAATCCATCGCGCGGGCGCTGCTCAATCACAACCACCTGAAAATCATCACCAACAACCTCAATGTCGCCACCATGCTCAGTGCCAAGGACGACTTCGATGTGCTGCTGACCGGCGGTAACGTGCGCCGTGACGGCGGCGTGGTGGGCCAGGCCAGTGTCGACTTCATCAACCAGTTCAAGGTCGACTTCGCCCTGGTGGGGATCAGCGGTATCGACGAAGACGGCAGCCTGCTCGACTTCGATTACCAGGAAGTACGGGTTTCCCAAGCGATCATCGCCAATGCGCGCAAGGTGATCCTGGCGGCCGACTCCAGCAAGTTCGGGCGCAATGCCATGATTCGCCTGGGGCCGATCAGCCTGGTGGACTGCCTGGTGACTGATCAGGAGCCGGTGCCGGCGCTGGTGCAGCTGTTGAACCAGCATAAGGTTCGGCTGGAGGTCGTGTAG
- a CDS encoding MIP/aquaporin family protein encodes MTTALQQPSLSSQCMAEFLGTALLIFFGTGCVAALKVAGASFGLWEISIIWGIGVSMAIYLSAGISGAHLNPAVSIALCIFADFDKRKLPFYILAQVAGAFCSAALVYTLYSNLFFDYEQTHHLVRGTQASLELASVFSTYPHALLSTAQAFLVEVVITAILMGVIMALTDDNNGLPRGPLAPLLIGLLIAVIGSAMGPLTGFAMNPARDFGPKLMTFFAGWGEIAFTGGRDIPYFLIPIFAPIVGACLGAAAYRGLIARHLPSAAPAIAETTDTAVNGKTRIS; translated from the coding sequence ATGACAACTGCTCTTCAACAGCCTTCACTTTCGAGCCAATGCATGGCCGAATTCCTGGGGACTGCGCTTCTGATCTTCTTCGGTACCGGCTGTGTCGCTGCGCTCAAGGTCGCGGGTGCCAGCTTTGGCTTGTGGGAAATCAGTATCATCTGGGGGATCGGCGTGAGCATGGCGATCTACCTGAGCGCCGGGATTTCCGGGGCTCACCTCAACCCGGCGGTGAGTATCGCCCTGTGTATTTTCGCCGACTTCGACAAGCGCAAACTGCCCTTCTATATCCTCGCCCAAGTCGCCGGCGCCTTTTGTTCGGCGGCCTTGGTGTACACCCTCTACAGCAACCTGTTTTTCGATTACGAACAAACCCACCACTTGGTACGCGGCACTCAAGCCAGCCTGGAATTGGCCTCGGTGTTCTCCACCTACCCCCATGCCCTGCTGAGCACGGCCCAAGCGTTCCTGGTGGAAGTGGTCATCACGGCGATCCTCATGGGCGTGATCATGGCCCTGACCGACGATAACAACGGCTTGCCCCGCGGCCCGCTGGCGCCCCTACTGATCGGCCTGCTGATCGCGGTGATTGGCAGCGCCATGGGCCCCTTGACCGGCTTTGCGATGAACCCGGCGCGGGACTTCGGGCCCAAGCTGATGACCTTTTTCGCCGGCTGGGGTGAAATAGCCTTTACCGGCGGCCGTGATATTCCTTACTTCCTGATTCCGATCTTCGCGCCGATTGTCGGCGCATGCCTCGGCGCCGCGGCCTATCGCGGGCTGATCGCCCGCCATCTGCCGAGCGCCGCACCTGCTATCGCTGAAACAACTGACACGGCTGTCAACGGCAAAACTCGTATTTCCTGA
- the argF gene encoding ornithine carbamoyltransferase gives MSARHFLSLMDCTPEELVSVIRRGIELKDLRNRGVLFEPLKNRVLGMIFEKSSTRTRLSFEAGMIQLGGQAIFLSPRDTQLGRGEPISDCAIVMSRMLDAVMIRTFAHSTLTEFAANSRVPVINGLSDDLHPCQLLADMQTFLEHRGSIQGKTVAWIGDGNNMCNSYIEAAIQFDFHLRIACPEGFEPSAEFLAKAGARVQILRDPKDAVVGAHLVSTDVWTSMGQEDETAKRLKLFAPFQVTRALLDLAAPDVLFMHCLPAHRGEEISLDLLDDPRSVAWDQAENRLHAQKALLEFLVPPSYHHA, from the coding sequence ATGAGCGCAAGGCACTTTCTCTCCCTGATGGATTGCACGCCCGAAGAGCTGGTCAGCGTGATCCGTCGAGGCATTGAGCTTAAAGACCTGCGTAACCGCGGCGTACTGTTCGAGCCGTTGAAAAACCGCGTACTCGGCATGATTTTCGAGAAGTCGTCGACCCGCACCCGCTTGTCCTTCGAGGCCGGCATGATCCAGCTGGGCGGCCAGGCGATTTTCCTGTCGCCCCGTGACACCCAACTGGGCCGTGGCGAGCCGATCAGCGATTGCGCGATCGTCATGTCGCGCATGCTCGATGCGGTGATGATCCGTACCTTCGCCCACAGCACCCTGACCGAATTCGCCGCCAACTCCCGCGTACCGGTGATCAACGGCCTGTCCGATGACCTGCACCCCTGCCAGTTGCTGGCCGACATGCAGACCTTCCTCGAGCACCGTGGCTCGATCCAGGGCAAGACCGTGGCCTGGATCGGCGACGGCAACAACATGTGCAACAGCTATATAGAAGCGGCGATCCAGTTCGACTTCCACCTGCGCATCGCCTGCCCGGAAGGCTTCGAACCGTCCGCCGAATTCCTCGCCAAGGCAGGTGCCCGCGTGCAAATCCTGCGCGATCCAAAGGATGCAGTGGTGGGCGCGCACCTGGTCAGCACCGACGTCTGGACCTCCATGGGCCAGGAAGACGAAACCGCCAAGCGCCTGAAGCTGTTTGCGCCGTTCCAGGTCACCCGCGCCCTGCTCGACCTGGCCGCGCCGGACGTGCTCTTCATGCACTGCCTGCCTGCCCACCGTGGCGAAGAAATCAGCCTCGACCTGCTCGACGATCCGCGCTCGGTAGCCTGGGACCAAGCGGAAAACCGCCTGCACGCGCAAAAGGCCCTGCTCGAATTTCTCGTCCCGCCTTCATACCACCACGCATGA
- the glpK gene encoding glycerol kinase GlpK: protein MTDIQNKNYIIALDQGTTSSRAIIFDRDANVVCTAQREFAQHYPQAGWVEHDPMEIFATQSAVMVEALAQAGLHHDQVAAIGITNQRETTVVWDKVTGRPIYNAIVWQCRRSTEICQQLKRDGHEQYISDTTGLVTDPYFSGTKLKWILDNVEGSRERARNGELLFGTVDSWLIWKFTGGKTHVTDYTNASRTMLFNIHTLEWDGKMLEILDVPREMLPQVKSSSEIYGRTKSGIAIGGIAGDQQAALFGQMCVEAGQAKNTYGTGCFLLMNTGDKAVKSKHGMLTTIACGPRGEVAYALEGAVFNGGSTVQWLRDELKIINDAHDTEYFAGKVKDSNGVYLVPAFTGLGAPYWDPYARGALFGLTRGVRVDHIIRAALESIAYQTRDVLDAMQQDSGERLKSLRVDGGAVANNFLMQFQADILGTQVERPQMRETTALGAAYLAGLACGFWGSLEELRDKAVIERFFEPQLEETAKEKLYAGWQKAVSRTRDWEPHEGAE, encoded by the coding sequence ATGACCGACATTCAGAATAAGAACTACATCATTGCCCTCGATCAGGGCACCACCAGTTCCCGGGCGATCATCTTTGATCGTGACGCCAACGTGGTCTGCACTGCCCAGCGTGAATTCGCCCAGCATTACCCACAGGCCGGCTGGGTCGAGCATGACCCGATGGAGATCTTCGCCACCCAGAGCGCGGTGATGGTCGAAGCCCTGGCCCAGGCCGGCCTGCACCATGACCAGGTCGCCGCCATCGGCATCACCAACCAGCGTGAAACCACCGTGGTCTGGGACAAGGTCACCGGCCGTCCGATCTACAACGCGATTGTCTGGCAGTGCCGCCGCAGCACCGAGATCTGCCAGCAGCTCAAGCGCGATGGCCACGAGCAATACATCAGCGACACCACCGGCCTGGTCACCGACCCGTACTTCTCCGGCACCAAGCTCAAGTGGATTCTCGATAACGTCGAAGGCAGCCGCGAGCGCGCGCGTAACGGCGAGCTGCTGTTCGGCACCGTCGACAGCTGGCTGATCTGGAAATTTACCGGCGGCAAGACCCACGTCACCGACTACACCAACGCCTCGCGCACCATGCTCTTCAACATCCACACCCTGGAGTGGGATGGGAAGATGCTGGAGATCCTCGACGTTCCGCGGGAAATGCTGCCGCAAGTCAAATCCTCCTCGGAAATCTACGGCCGCACCAAGAGCGGCATTGCCATCGGCGGTATTGCCGGTGACCAGCAAGCGGCACTGTTCGGCCAGATGTGCGTGGAAGCCGGCCAGGCCAAGAACACCTATGGCACCGGCTGCTTCCTGCTGATGAACACCGGCGACAAGGCAGTGAAATCCAAGCACGGCATGCTCACCACCATCGCCTGCGGCCCTCGTGGCGAAGTGGCTTACGCCCTCGAAGGTGCGGTCTTCAACGGCGGTTCCACCGTGCAGTGGCTGCGCGATGAACTGAAAATCATCAATGACGCCCACGACACCGAATACTTCGCCGGCAAGGTCAAGGACAGCAACGGCGTGTACCTGGTCCCGGCCTTCACCGGCCTGGGCGCTCCGTACTGGGACCCCTACGCCCGTGGCGCGCTGTTCGGCCTGACCCGCGGCGTACGCGTGGATCACATTATTCGCGCAGCCCTGGAGTCGATTGCCTACCAGACCCGCGACGTATTGGACGCCATGCAGCAGGATTCCGGCGAACGCCTCAAGTCCCTGCGCGTGGACGGCGGTGCGGTGGCCAACAACTTCCTGATGCAATTCCAGGCCGACATCCTCGGCACCCAGGTCGAGCGCCCGCAAATGCGCGAAACCACGGCACTCGGCGCGGCCTACCTGGCTGGCCTGGCGTGCGGTTTCTGGGGCAGCCTGGAAGAATTGCGCGATAAGGCGGTGATCGAGCGCTTCTTCGAACCTCAGCTGGAAGAAACTGCCAAGGAGAAACTCTACGCCGGCTGGCAAAAGGCAGTGAGCCGCACCCGTGACTGGGAGCCCCACGAAGGCGCTGAATAA
- a CDS encoding molybdopterin oxidoreductase family protein → MTKTLHHRACHLCEAICGLTLETTQADDGSLAITSIKGDALDTFSRGHICPKAVALQDIQNDPDRLHQPMLRVGSEWRPIPWEDAFALVAERLAGIQARHGQNAVAVYQGNPSVHNYGLMTHSNYFLGLLKTRNRFSATSVDQLPHHLTSHLMYGHGLLLPIPDIDHTDFMLILGGNPLASNGSIMTVPDVEKRLKAIQARGGKVVVVDPRRSETAAIADQHLFVRPGGDAALLFGVLNTLFAENLTRDSHLPVDGLEDVRRAIAGFTAEAMSRQCAVPAEQIRQLARDFAAADKAVCYGRMGVSTQAFGTLCHWLVQLINLVTGNLDRVGGALCTTPAVDLVASTGGGHFNRWQSRVSGRPEYGGELPVSALAEEMLTDGEGQIRALITVAGNPVLSTPNGRQLEQALDGLEFMVSVDLYINETTRYADLILPSTSALENDHYDTTFNMFAVRNVTRFNRAILPKPAGALHDWEIFVGLAEAFAAHTGIALKPTLSPAQMIDLGLRAGVYGDASSHKLSVAMLAEYPHGVDLGPLKPNLAARLKTADGKVQAAPAVILADLARFAAQPLPLVDELLLIGRRHVRSNNSWMHNYHRLVKGKPRHQLHMHPDDLAHRQLSDGQRVRVSSRIGMIEVEVVASLDMMPGVVSLPHGWGHGRPGVQMTIASGQPGASANDLTDERQLDELSGNAALNGVPVQVAAA, encoded by the coding sequence ATGACCAAGACTCTCCATCACCGTGCCTGCCATCTGTGTGAAGCCATCTGTGGCCTGACCCTGGAAACCACCCAAGCCGACGACGGCAGCCTGGCGATCACCTCGATCAAGGGCGATGCGCTGGATACGTTCAGCCGCGGGCATATCTGCCCCAAGGCCGTGGCGCTGCAGGACATTCAGAATGATCCCGACCGCCTGCACCAACCCATGTTGCGGGTGGGCAGCGAATGGCGGCCGATCCCGTGGGAGGACGCCTTTGCACTGGTCGCCGAGCGACTGGCCGGCATTCAGGCGCGGCATGGACAGAATGCGGTGGCGGTGTACCAAGGCAACCCCAGCGTGCACAACTACGGGTTGATGACCCACAGCAACTACTTCCTTGGCCTGCTCAAGACACGTAACCGGTTTTCCGCGACGTCGGTCGACCAGTTGCCCCATCACCTCACCAGCCACCTCATGTACGGTCATGGCCTGTTATTGCCGATCCCGGACATCGACCATACCGACTTCATGCTGATCCTGGGTGGCAACCCGCTGGCATCCAACGGCAGCATCATGACCGTGCCCGACGTGGAGAAGCGCCTCAAGGCCATTCAGGCCCGTGGCGGCAAAGTGGTAGTGGTCGATCCACGGCGCAGCGAGACGGCCGCGATTGCCGATCAGCATCTTTTCGTGCGACCTGGCGGCGATGCGGCGCTGCTGTTCGGGGTGCTCAACACATTGTTTGCCGAAAACCTGACCCGTGACAGTCACTTGCCAGTCGACGGCCTGGAGGACGTGCGCCGCGCAATCGCCGGGTTTACCGCCGAGGCCATGAGCCGCCAGTGTGCGGTGCCTGCCGAGCAGATTCGCCAATTGGCGCGTGACTTTGCCGCAGCGGACAAAGCGGTGTGTTATGGACGCATGGGGGTATCGACCCAGGCGTTTGGCACTTTGTGTCATTGGTTGGTGCAGTTGATCAACCTGGTGACAGGGAACCTGGATCGGGTCGGCGGCGCGTTATGCACGACGCCGGCGGTGGACTTGGTGGCGTCGACCGGCGGCGGGCATTTCAATCGCTGGCAGAGCCGTGTGTCGGGGCGTCCGGAGTATGGTGGCGAGTTGCCGGTGTCGGCCTTGGCTGAAGAAATGCTCACCGATGGCGAAGGGCAGATCCGCGCCCTGATCACTGTGGCTGGCAATCCGGTGCTGTCGACGCCGAATGGTCGCCAGTTGGAGCAGGCCCTGGACGGGCTGGAATTCATGGTCAGCGTCGACCTCTATATCAACGAAACGACGCGTTATGCCGACCTGATCCTGCCGTCCACGTCGGCGCTGGAAAACGATCATTACGACACCACCTTCAATATGTTCGCGGTGCGCAATGTAACCCGTTTCAATCGTGCGATCTTGCCCAAACCTGCGGGCGCGTTGCATGACTGGGAAATCTTCGTCGGCTTGGCCGAGGCGTTTGCCGCGCACACAGGGATTGCGCTCAAGCCGACCCTGTCACCGGCGCAAATGATCGACTTGGGGCTGCGCGCTGGCGTGTATGGCGATGCGTCCAGCCACAAATTGTCGGTGGCGATGCTCGCCGAATACCCCCATGGCGTGGATTTGGGGCCGCTCAAGCCCAATCTGGCCGCACGCTTGAAAACCGCCGATGGCAAAGTGCAGGCAGCGCCGGCGGTGATCCTGGCGGACCTCGCGCGCTTTGCGGCGCAACCGTTGCCACTGGTCGACGAACTGCTATTGATCGGTCGGCGGCATGTGCGCAGCAATAATTCCTGGATGCATAACTATCACCGGCTGGTGAAAGGTAAGCCTCGGCACCAGTTGCACATGCATCCCGATGACCTTGCCCATCGGCAGTTGAGTGATGGCCAGCGGGTGCGGGTGAGTTCGCGGATCGGCATGATCGAGGTGGAAGTCGTGGCCAGCCTGGACATGATGCCCGGTGTGGTCAGCCTGCCTCACGGCTGGGGCCACGGTCGCCCTGGGGTGCAGATGACCATCGCCAGCGGTCAGCCGGGGGCGAGCGCCAACGACTTGACCGACGAGCGGCAATTGGACGAATTGTCGGGCAACGCGGCGTTGAATGGCGTGCCGGTACAGGTAGCGGCCGCTTAA